The proteins below are encoded in one region of uncultured Eubacteriales bacterium:
- a CDS encoding conserved hypothetical protein (Evidence 4 : Homologs of previously reported genes of unknown function) → MAMYNRYIPNGTTYTRIVEDDSPARPTQAGAPGDAPEAPNAEEKKGLAGLLKSLKLDDIDTGDILLLLILLFLFLEGDDIELIITLGLILLLGLD, encoded by the coding sequence GTGGCGATGTATAACCGCTATATCCCCAACGGCACGACCTATACCCGTATCGTGGAGGATGACTCCCCCGCCCGCCCCACACAGGCCGGTGCGCCGGGCGATGCGCCGGAAGCACCCAACGCCGAGGAGAAGAAGGGCCTCGCCGGCCTGCTGAAGAGCCTCAAGCTGGACGACATCGACACGGGCGACATTTTGCTCCTACTCATTCTGCTCTTTCTCTTTCTGGAGGGGGACGACATCGAGCTGATTATCACCCTGGGGCTCATTCTCCTCCTGGGTCTCGACTAA
- a CDS encoding conserved hypothetical protein (Evidence 4 : Homologs of previously reported genes of unknown function), with amino-acid sequence MAEFEDKLNAILGNQEAMGQIVNIAKALTADGGGAPPSPPVNPIDAEYVPVEGESAPVTMPDLSANPLAALGDLDPRLIQTAMRLFSEYSTSDDRKTALLAALKPFLKEERLAKMDKAVQIAKLSRVIRVAFQMFKGGDGSGDV; translated from the coding sequence ATGGCCGAATTTGAAGACAAACTGAACGCCATCCTGGGAAATCAGGAAGCCATGGGGCAGATCGTCAACATTGCCAAGGCCCTGACGGCGGACGGCGGCGGTGCGCCGCCCTCGCCCCCCGTAAACCCTATCGATGCCGAGTATGTGCCTGTGGAGGGAGAAAGTGCGCCGGTAACTATGCCAGATCTCTCCGCAAACCCCCTGGCTGCCTTGGGAGACCTGGACCCCCGACTCATCCAGACCGCCATGCGTCTCTTCTCCGAGTACAGCACCAGCGACGACCGGAAGACCGCTCTGCTTGCGGCCCTCAAGCCCTTTTTGAAAGAGGAGCGGCTGGCTAAGATGGATAAGGCCGTCCAGATCGCCAAGCTGTCGCGGGTCATCCGGGTCGCGTTCCAGATGTTCAAGGGAGGGGACGGCAGTGGCGATGTATAA
- a CDS encoding conserved hypothetical protein (Evidence 4 : Homologs of previously reported genes of unknown function) has translation MQDPKKLPVDILSSPEAATLLKNKEAVMGLLSSPDAKKLMELLNQNGGANLKGAADAAMKGDSSALMGLMQQVMGTKEGAAVVERIQKTVPKK, from the coding sequence ATGCAAGACCCAAAAAAGCTACCCGTCGACATCTTGAGCTCCCCCGAGGCTGCCACCCTTTTAAAGAATAAGGAGGCCGTCATGGGGCTTTTAAGCTCCCCTGACGCGAAAAAGCTGATGGAGCTATTGAACCAGAACGGAGGCGCAAACCTGAAGGGCGCGGCGGACGCCGCCATGAAGGGGGACTCCAGCGCCCTGATGGGGCTGATGCAACAGGTCATGGGCACCAAGGAGGGGGCCGCCGTCGTGGAGCGGATCCAGAAGACGGTGCCAAAAAAATAG
- the nth gene encoding Endonuclease III, translated as MKKKKDVLTILEELKTLYPESVCSLDYEKPYELMFATRLAAQCTDERVNKVTPGLYGRFPTLETLAAADVSEVEELIHSTGFFRAKARDIVAAANMLLEVYGGVVPNTMEELLKLPGVGRKTANLVLGDVYHTPGVVVADTHCIRLSGRLGLTDGTKDPGKVEEQLRKILPPEESNDFCHRLVLHGRAVCMARGPECERCTLRPWCDYYTKR; from the coding sequence ATGAAGAAGAAGAAGGATGTCCTTACCATCCTGGAGGAATTGAAGACCCTCTACCCCGAATCCGTCTGCTCTCTGGACTATGAAAAGCCCTACGAGCTTATGTTCGCCACCCGCCTTGCCGCCCAGTGCACCGACGAGCGGGTGAATAAGGTCACCCCCGGCCTCTATGGCCGTTTCCCCACGCTGGAGACCCTGGCCGCTGCCGACGTGAGCGAGGTGGAAGAGCTCATCCACTCCACCGGCTTTTTCCGGGCCAAGGCGCGGGACATCGTGGCCGCGGCCAATATGCTGCTGGAGGTATACGGCGGCGTAGTACCCAACACGATGGAGGAGCTATTAAAGCTGCCCGGCGTGGGGCGGAAGACGGCAAACCTCGTCCTGGGCGACGTGTACCACACGCCCGGCGTGGTGGTGGCCGACACCCACTGTATCCGCCTCTCGGGCCGTCTGGGTCTCACCGACGGCACCAAGGACCCGGGTAAGGTGGAGGAGCAGCTGCGCAAAATCCTGCCCCCCGAGGAGTCCAACGATTTCTGTCACCGCCTGGTCCTCCACGGCCGGGCTGTCTGCATGGCCCGGGGTCCCGAGTGCGAGAGGTGCACCCTGCGCCCCTGGTGCGACTACTACACAAAACGGTAA
- a CDS encoding hypothetical protein (Evidence 5 : No homology to any previously reported sequences), with translation MRRSLYDDVLSVFNQYGFSWHMNDYFAMTNVPDEFYAGAEPAEYKGVAPFDAELPRLFQKYQ, from the coding sequence ATGCGGAGATCACTCTACGACGACGTGCTCTCCGTGTTCAATCAGTACGGCTTTAGCTGGCATATGAACGACTACTTCGCCATGACGAATGTCCCCGATGAATTTTACGCCGGGGCGGAGCCAGCGGAGTACAAGGGCGTTGCGCCCTTTGACGCGGAGCTCCCGCGGCTGTTCCAGAAATACCAATAA
- a CDS encoding Phosphodiesterase family protein, with translation MKILVFSDSHGNVTNMKRAVEEERPDRIFHLGDVVRDAQVLAEAFPQIPLEYVCGNCDGYCDVPAQLIADVDGKRVMLTHGHLYHVKLGIGVLLEAARKARVDAVLFGHTHEALCTRHDDFWVLNPGSIRDPWRAGYGVLETGDGALTCHLMELK, from the coding sequence ATGAAGATTCTCGTTTTTTCGGATTCCCACGGAAATGTGACCAATATGAAACGGGCGGTGGAGGAGGAGCGGCCCGACCGCATTTTTCACCTTGGTGACGTGGTGCGGGACGCTCAGGTGCTGGCGGAAGCGTTCCCCCAGATCCCGCTGGAGTACGTCTGCGGCAACTGTGACGGATACTGCGACGTGCCCGCCCAGCTCATCGCCGACGTGGATGGAAAGCGCGTTATGCTGACTCACGGGCACCTCTACCATGTGAAATTAGGCATCGGCGTGCTGCTGGAGGCAGCGCGGAAGGCCAGGGTGGATGCCGTCCTCTTCGGGCACACCCATGAGGCCCTCTGCACCCGGCACGACGATTTTTGGGTCTTAAATCCCGGCAGCATCAGGGACCCCTGGAGGGCCGGCTATGGCGTGCTGGAGACCGGGGATGGAGCCCTTACCTGCCATCTTATGGAGCTGAAGTAG
- a CDS encoding conserved exported hypothetical protein (Evidence 4 : Homologs of previously reported genes of unknown function): MEGKNRTIFVVLIAVVIVVAVFSSFGLNLFMPGTPDVYLPDVTDSAGEDPGPGGTGDPDRYVRVDVTPETVQDVIRTMVPLQPKSFHRTVKVQTALGDGTMGTTTNNVWEDFGWTMVESVWPSGVTEHTIVGDGKVYRWFSGDWTYKEWDGEDRDANMAQRIPTYEDVLDLDKKLITATGYEDRDGLPCVYVEVGENELGNRERYWVSVESGLLVAAETRKGEETILLMSSGTVESPVQQGKSFALPDGTVLHTVGS, from the coding sequence ATGGAGGGGAAGAACCGGACCATATTTGTGGTGCTGATCGCCGTCGTCATTGTGGTGGCGGTCTTCTCCAGCTTTGGGCTGAACCTCTTCATGCCGGGTACCCCCGATGTCTACCTCCCCGATGTGACCGACAGCGCGGGGGAGGACCCGGGCCCCGGCGGCACCGGCGACCCCGACCGCTACGTCCGGGTGGACGTGACTCCCGAGACAGTGCAGGACGTGATCCGCACTATGGTGCCCCTCCAGCCCAAGAGCTTTCACCGCACCGTCAAAGTCCAGACCGCCCTGGGGGACGGGACCATGGGGACCACAACGAACAACGTGTGGGAGGACTTCGGCTGGACCATGGTAGAATCGGTCTGGCCCAGCGGCGTCACCGAGCATACCATCGTGGGGGACGGGAAGGTGTACCGCTGGTTCTCCGGCGACTGGACGTACAAGGAGTGGGACGGGGAAGATCGGGACGCCAATATGGCCCAGCGCATCCCCACCTATGAGGATGTGCTGGACCTGGATAAAAAGCTTATTACCGCCACCGGGTACGAGGACAGGGACGGCCTGCCCTGCGTCTACGTCGAGGTGGGGGAGAACGAGCTTGGCAACCGGGAGCGGTACTGGGTCTCCGTGGAGTCCGGCCTCCTGGTGGCAGCCGAGACGAGAAAAGGCGAGGAGACCATCCTCCTCATGTCCTCCGGCACGGTGGAGAGCCCGGTTCAGCAGGGGAAGAGCTTTGCCCTGCCGGACGGCACAGTCCTCCATACGGTGGGTAGCTGA
- the glyA gene encoding serine hydroxymethyltransferase (Evidence 2a : Function of homologous gene experimentally demonstrated in an other organism; PubMedId : 10656824, 2034230, 6190704, 6300791, 9298646; Product type e : enzyme): MVKDIMDFLAAQDAEVGEAVRKEYARQRRNIELIASENFVSEAVLAAAGTVLTNKYAEGYPGKRYYGGCQCVDIVEDLARDRACKLFGAEHANVQPHSGANANFAVYQALCEHGDTVLGMDLANGGHLTHGSPVNFSGKNYNMVAYGLNDKGYIDYDQVRDLARRHKPKMILAGASAYPRIIDFKIFADIAHEVGAYLFVDMAHIAGLVAAGVHPSPIPYADVVSTTTHKTLRGPRGGMILCKEELAKKIDSAIFPGSQGGPLEHIIAAKAVAFGEALRPEFKTFQQQIVKNAAVLADGLMEQGFDLVSGGTDNHLMLVDLRKAGVTGKELEHRLDEVHITVNKNAIPHDPEKPFVTSGIRVGTPAATSRGLKEEDMKVIASCIWDAAVDFDGKADDIRARVAAITDKYPLYG, translated from the coding sequence ATGGTCAAGGACATCATGGATTTTCTGGCCGCCCAGGACGCTGAGGTGGGCGAGGCCGTCCGCAAGGAGTATGCTCGCCAGCGCCGCAATATCGAGCTGATCGCGTCTGAGAACTTTGTGAGCGAGGCGGTACTCGCCGCGGCGGGCACCGTGCTCACCAACAAATACGCCGAGGGCTACCCCGGAAAGCGCTACTATGGCGGCTGCCAGTGTGTGGACATTGTGGAGGACCTGGCCCGGGACCGGGCCTGCAAGCTCTTCGGGGCCGAGCACGCCAACGTCCAGCCCCACTCGGGCGCCAACGCCAACTTTGCCGTCTATCAGGCCCTGTGTGAGCATGGGGACACTGTGCTGGGCATGGACCTCGCCAACGGCGGGCACCTGACCCACGGCAGCCCCGTGAACTTCTCCGGCAAGAACTATAATATGGTGGCCTACGGCCTCAATGATAAGGGCTACATCGACTACGACCAGGTCCGGGACCTGGCCCGCAGGCATAAGCCCAAGATGATTCTGGCGGGTGCCTCCGCCTATCCCCGCATCATCGACTTTAAGATCTTTGCCGATATCGCCCATGAGGTGGGGGCCTATCTCTTTGTGGACATGGCCCACATCGCCGGGCTGGTGGCCGCCGGGGTGCACCCCAGTCCCATCCCCTATGCCGACGTGGTGAGCACCACTACCCACAAGACCCTCCGGGGGCCCCGGGGCGGCATGATCCTCTGTAAGGAGGAGCTGGCCAAGAAGATAGACTCCGCCATCTTCCCCGGCAGCCAGGGCGGCCCGCTGGAGCATATTATCGCCGCCAAGGCCGTGGCCTTCGGCGAGGCGCTGCGGCCCGAGTTCAAGACTTTCCAGCAGCAGATCGTCAAGAATGCCGCCGTCCTCGCGGACGGGCTGATGGAGCAGGGGTTCGACCTGGTCTCGGGCGGCACCGACAACCATCTCATGCTGGTGGACCTGCGCAAGGCGGGGGTCACCGGCAAGGAGCTGGAGCACCGGCTGGATGAGGTACATATCACCGTCAATAAGAACGCCATCCCCCATGACCCTGAGAAGCCCTTCGTCACCTCGGGCATCCGGGTGGGCACCCCTGCCGCCACCTCCCGTGGCCTCAAGGAGGAGGACATGAAGGTCATCGCCTCCTGCATCTGGGACGCCGCCGTGGACTTCGACGGCAAGGCCGACGACATCCGCGCCCGTGTGGCCGCCATAACCGATAAGTATCCCCTGTACGGCTAA
- the coaX gene encoding Type III pantothenate kinase codes for MLLTIDVGNTNMVFGVFEGEELRGSFRLKTDPARTSDEIGLLACQYFQRFGLEGSAVEDVVIASVVPPVMYTLTSAIIKYFGKRPLVIDEDLDPGLPYGVKSDEHLGADRAVADIAAMEKYGAPIIVLDFGTATTLDAVSREGTYLGGCIAAGVRLVTEALFQKTAHLPNVELAMPAAVLGGTAVGQIQAGAVMGYIGSMEYLIKAAKREMGYRSGEVKVVATGGLAHLVAGNTDMIDIVDPSLVLDGLRIIYEKRK; via the coding sequence ATGCTTTTGACTATTGATGTCGGCAATACCAACATGGTGTTCGGCGTCTTCGAGGGGGAGGAGCTGCGGGGCAGCTTTCGCCTGAAGACTGACCCGGCGCGTACCTCGGATGAGATCGGTCTGCTGGCCTGCCAGTATTTCCAGCGTTTCGGGCTGGAGGGGAGCGCGGTGGAGGACGTGGTCATCGCCTCGGTGGTGCCACCGGTGATGTACACCCTCACCAGCGCCATTATTAAATACTTCGGCAAGCGGCCCCTGGTCATTGATGAGGACTTAGATCCCGGCCTGCCCTATGGCGTGAAGAGCGACGAGCACCTGGGGGCGGACCGGGCGGTGGCCGACATTGCCGCCATGGAGAAGTACGGCGCGCCCATCATTGTCCTGGACTTCGGCACCGCCACCACCCTGGATGCGGTGAGCCGGGAGGGAACCTATCTGGGCGGCTGTATCGCTGCCGGGGTGCGCCTGGTCACCGAGGCTCTGTTCCAGAAGACCGCTCACCTGCCCAACGTGGAGCTCGCCATGCCCGCCGCCGTATTGGGCGGCACCGCCGTGGGGCAGATCCAGGCGGGGGCAGTGATGGGCTACATCGGCTCTATGGAGTACCTCATCAAGGCCGCCAAGCGGGAGATGGGCTACCGGTCCGGGGAGGTCAAGGTGGTCGCCACCGGCGGTCTTGCCCATCTGGTTGCCGGGAACACCGACATGATCGACATTGTGGACCCCTCCCTGGTGCTGGACGGGCTCAGGATTATCTACGAGAAACGAAAGTAA
- a CDS encoding Transcriptional regulator, XRE family — protein MTVATRVGRRIKALRKRKGYTQKRLANELFISQSYLREIEHGTANPTVNLVAKITAFLEALPSVAPYDKITSEMDEALFLQ, from the coding sequence ATGACTGTAGCCACGCGGGTTGGCCGCCGCATTAAAGCCCTGAGAAAGCGAAAGGGCTACACCCAGAAACGTCTGGCAAACGAGCTCTTCATCAGCCAATCCTATCTGCGCGAAATTGAACACGGCACAGCAAATCCTACCGTAAACCTGGTCGCAAAAATTACCGCGTTTTTAGAGGCTCTACCGAGCGTTGCCCCATATGACAAAATCACATCTGAGATGGATGAGGCGCTCTTTTTACAATAG
- the rffE gene encoding UDP-N-acetyl glucosamine-2-epimerase (Evidence 2a : Function of homologous gene experimentally demonstrated in an other organism; PubMedId : 11106477, 7559340, 8170390, 8226648; Product type e : enzyme) yields the protein MNKLRVMTIFGTRPEAIKMAPLVQELDRRAEIDSLCCVTAQHRQMLDSVLEIFKRKPDYDLDVMEPRQTLSTITTKCLLGLEQVFSQAKPDLVLVHGDTSTTFAGALAAFYHQIKVGHVEAGLRTWDKYSPYPEEMNRKLVGDIADLHFCPTPANRANLAREDIAEGVFITGNTVIDALETTVVKDFRFSTELLNTLDYEGKKIILVTCHRRENYGQPMTNIMSALRRIADACPDVELVYPVHLSPVVQEAAGKYLSGHERIHLIAPLDVEEMHNLMARSYLVMTDSGGLQEEAPALGRPVLVLRRETERPEAVEAGTVKIAGTEEEEIFSLASELINDRAAYEAMAHAVNPYGDGHACARIADAILYHFGLREEPPAEF from the coding sequence ATGAACAAGCTGCGCGTCATGACCATCTTCGGCACCCGGCCCGAGGCCATCAAGATGGCCCCGCTGGTTCAGGAGTTGGACCGCAGGGCGGAGATCGATAGCCTCTGCTGTGTCACCGCGCAGCATCGGCAGATGCTGGACAGCGTGCTGGAGATTTTTAAGCGCAAGCCCGACTACGACCTGGACGTTATGGAGCCTCGGCAGACCCTGTCCACCATCACCACCAAGTGTCTTCTAGGGCTGGAGCAGGTCTTCTCCCAGGCGAAACCCGACCTGGTGCTGGTCCATGGGGACACCTCCACCACCTTCGCCGGGGCGCTGGCCGCCTTTTACCATCAGATCAAGGTGGGCCATGTGGAAGCGGGGCTGCGCACCTGGGACAAGTACTCCCCCTACCCGGAGGAGATGAACCGCAAGCTGGTGGGGGACATCGCGGACCTCCACTTCTGCCCCACACCGGCCAACCGGGCGAATCTGGCCCGTGAGGATATCGCCGAAGGTGTATTCATCACGGGTAACACCGTAATCGATGCCCTGGAGACAACGGTTGTAAAGGATTTCCGCTTCTCGACGGAATTGCTCAACACCCTGGACTATGAGGGTAAAAAAATCATCCTGGTCACCTGCCACCGGCGGGAGAACTACGGCCAGCCCATGACCAACATCATGTCCGCCCTGCGCCGTATCGCCGATGCCTGCCCCGATGTAGAGCTGGTGTATCCCGTCCATCTTTCCCCGGTGGTACAGGAGGCGGCGGGCAAGTATCTCTCCGGCCACGAGCGCATCCACCTCATCGCCCCTCTGGACGTGGAGGAGATGCACAACCTGATGGCTCGGTCCTACCTGGTGATGACCGACTCTGGCGGCCTCCAGGAGGAGGCTCCCGCCCTGGGCAGGCCCGTGCTTGTTCTGCGTCGGGAGACCGAGCGGCCCGAAGCCGTGGAGGCGGGTACCGTGAAGATTGCGGGCACCGAGGAGGAGGAGATCTTCTCCCTGGCAAGTGAGCTTATCAATGACCGCGCTGCCTACGAGGCTATGGCCCATGCAGTCAACCCCTACGGGGACGGCCACGCCTGTGCGCGGATCGCAGACGCGATTTTGTACCACTTTGGCCTGCGGGAGGAGCCGCCCGCCGAGTTTTAA